GGGGCCGGAGAGGAACGAGCGGACAAATCGGCGCCAGTCGAATTTTTGACCGCTTCTCGCCATATCGCGCCGCATGGACCGAATGAACCAGCCGATGAAAAGCGGCACGATCAGCAGCCGAAGAAGTCGGACGACGAAGGCCATCGTCGAAAGGTTAAGCGGTTTGGGACAGCTTGGACGCGACGGAGAGCAGCAGCGACGTGAGAGCTCCGGCGGTCCGGTCCATGGTGTCCAGGACTTCCTGTTCGGTCAGCGCGTTGCCTGTGATACCCGCGGCCGCGTTGGCCACGCAGGACAGACAGGCGATTTTCATGCCCATGTGTCGGGCGACGATGACCTCAGGCACGGTGGACATGCCGACCACGTCGGCGCCCAAGAGCCGCCCCATGCGAATCTCGGCGGGCGTCTCGTAGGACGGGCCGCTCATCGCCAGATAGACGCCCTCGTGGGTCGGTATCCCAAGCTCGAGGGCGCAGCGGGATATCAGCAGCCGAAGGTCCGGGCTGTAGGCGGTTGTCATGTCAGGGAACCGGGGGCCCCACGACGGTTCGTTCGGGCCGGTCAGAGGGTTGCGTCCCATCAGGTTGATATGGTCCCGGACGATGATGATATCCCCGGCCCGGTACCCTAAGTTGATGCTTCCCGACGCGTTGGTGGCGATGAACGTCTTGACGCCCCAAGCGCCCAGAACTCGGACGGGGAACGTCACGTCCTCCATTGAATACCCCTCGTAGGGGTGAAGCCTGCCTTGCAGAGCGGCGACGGTCATGCCGTTCACCGAGCCGATGACCAGCCGGCCGGCGTGTCCCGGCGCGGTGGAAAGAGGCCAGTTGGGGATGTCGCTGTACGGGATAACCTGTTTTTCTTCCAGAGACTCGGCGAACGCCCCGAGTCCGCTTCCTAAAACGATGGCCAGCAGGGGCTGACGCGGCTCTTTGCCCTTGATGAACTCAAGAGCGTCTGTGACCAGTTGGCGGTACGATGTCATGAGATGTCCTCCGTTTGTCCGCCCAGTCGGGCGTGGGGATGGCAGCGGTCGTAGACGTCCCGCAGCTCCAAATCAAAGTGAGTGTACTTTTCCGTGGTGCCGATCGAGCTGTGGCCTAAGAACTCCTGCAGGGTCCGAAGGTCCATGCCCCGGCGTAGCAGCCGCGTGGCGACCGAGTGGCGCAGCACGTGAGGGTGAAGCCGAGCCTTGGCGACCCCGGCCCGTTCTCCCCGTCGGCGGATCAGCCGCCACAGGTCAATGCGGGTCAGCCG
This is a stretch of genomic DNA from Jonquetella anthropi DSM 22815. It encodes these proteins:
- a CDS encoding purine-nucleoside phosphorylase, which codes for MTSYRQLVTDALEFIKGKEPRQPLLAIVLGSGLGAFAESLEEKQVIPYSDIPNWPLSTAPGHAGRLVIGSVNGMTVAALQGRLHPYEGYSMEDVTFPVRVLGAWGVKTFIATNASGSINLGYRAGDIIIVRDHINLMGRNPLTGPNEPSWGPRFPDMTTAYSPDLRLLISRCALELGIPTHEGVYLAMSGPSYETPAEIRMGRLLGADVVGMSTVPEVIVARHMGMKIACLSCVANAAAGITGNALTEQEVLDTMDRTAGALTSLLLSVASKLSQTA